GATCTATTAGTAATCCTGAGATAATCCTCCAACAGTACAATGCATATAAAAGCAGGCTCCCAGCAATCCACTCAGCCTAAAACTTGTGGTTCAATGTCCAGCCGGTGCTTGTTTTCAACGTGTTTGGATGTCGGTGGCACGAGCACATGGCCGCCCTGACAGATGGACCATGCCAACGCATTCTTGATGCTATTTCAGGCATCCGGGGCGTCTAGCTTCTCTCTACAAGTCGCTACTTCATCCCATGTTGGCTTCAAACTGGGGgacttttttgtgtgcaaatgtTGCCCAAGGCTTTCATCTGATTTGTAACTACAGGCTGGATCAACCCACCTGGGCTTTAAATGGATGACTCAGGCTACGGCTGGATGGATtactaattttaatttgatattctCAAAAACGGAAGGCTCTGTTAGCACaatcccatacctgtcaactggtacgttctcgccgtaattggtacaactgaaagcccatttttatattggtacgctgtacacatgaaaatggtacgctaaacggtgattttgagaaaaaaaaataaattaaggcactttctagccatttttcaccatccgccattgtttcttcccggaaacgcatgtctgccaagtgatatatgtaccggcgcctctgattggctaaaaaaaaaagatcatgataaacatttcgttttgtaacactttcaccatgtgatttccgtttcctgttcccttgtttatgtttactttcatttgatcagctgtttctggtaatcacataaacatacattttctacttgttgttcgtgattttttacaaaaaagtaaagtggtaagattttccatgtatttatacatatatgtaagggcgaaaacaaaatttggtaagatcacaaatggttcgaggttgacaggtatgcaatccGCTAACAGATAGCCATGTTTATGCTAGCTAAAGTTTACTACACTTGTTCTAAATTGGATTTGAGTCACTGGGATTATATACTAAGCAGATTGGAAATTGAATTCAAGGCACAATTAAACAACATATGTATTAGCTACTTCAATTGTGCTACTCTATTGCTTAATTACACCATAGGTGGCATTGTGAGCCTCTTGTATATGTCAATAGGCTTAATTCCCTTTTTACTTAGGCCAccaccatgcatatttttaggTGAcagttagcatgttagcatttcACTAATATATATTTCTGCTTGGTGCAACAAAACAACATGGCTCAACTGTTTAAAAGATAGGAAAATTGGAAAACTTGACCAAAAATTGACCACTGCAGACCCCTAACAATGTCTGgttcacaaaaaaagtccaaaaacaaCTTTAATCAGCCAACCTAGTATTAATCTCTTAAAGTTGTGCCAAAATCAGTTTTGTGTTCACATGCCAAAAAGTTGAAGCCCATAAAAACTAAAGAACGTTCAGTGCTGCTAACATACAAATAAACAACTTTAACAACATTTTGTCCATTCTCCTAATGTCAAACCCTTTAATCTATattctgatttatttttttttacagctaatTTCCTACGCCACACCTGACCATCTCACCACTGTAAACACCGACTTAGTAGAATTCCAAGTCTGCTTCTGCGATGACGCCCCAAACATACCGAGCCGTGAATACCTTTCGTTTTCTAACATCGGCAGTATGACACAACAAGACAATCATTCCAAAAATGTAACGGTTCCATTTTAGCTGACCCCAAAACTGGAATCTCACTGAGCAACCTGTCATTCGCAGTACTCTCAAAAAAAAGGAGTGTTTAGCAGACGTCAAATCGCTAATAATGGATTGTTGGCCACCAATTAATTTAGGCTGGTTTGGTGCAACGCAGCAATGGTTTGTGGAAAGATAACGCCGCCGCTGAGTTTTGACTGTGAGCACATTACGCAAGAGGCTATTTGGGAAAGCAACATGAACCCGTTGAAAGAGTCACAGGACCTCAAACGGCAAACGCCAACAGATGCATAAATACGACTATTACTCCAGCTCATCTCTCCTCACTTGTGTGCTATATGTGGTACTTGTTGGTTAGGCACCCCTTGCATCATTACAAATAGGCACCCCATGTTGACTATTACTCGTATTTTTATGATGGAGTACAATAAATCATCTTCCTATCTATCATGGTTGTAGATGAATGTTAAGTAGGTTGTGTTTTAACATCAGGGGAGAGCTTTTAATGCTAATGTGGCTGCCCAGAAAGCTTGCTATCCACCAtttctgaatacatttttgcattttcttcacAGACTATGCGAAGACATCGGAATGAGGTGACAGTGGAGTTGAGAAAGGTGAGAAaatacacctacacacacccacacaagcttccattgaaatattttatttctaatGTAAAAACCATAAAATGGACAGATGCATATTTGTGAAAATCGGGACTCAAATGGTGTTAAATTAAAGTCACTTGACACTTTCAATGTAAATTGTCACACAAACCtgccaaaatgaaaaatacacaaaataaactTTAGTTATTAATTAAGGAGGCCAAGTTCTGCCTATTGGATTTTTCTGCTTAATAGGAACACTGTAACTCATTCATACAGTACAAAAATCAATtgtctgcttttattttgacatcctCACAGTTCCATAAAACCAATGTTTTGTGTAGTCGAGTGCAATTGGCTCATATTTTCGTTTTTTCATTCGTCCCCTAATTTGTTGCGTCTtaaagtgcagaaaatacggcatacatattattattattttttggggggagtggttaaaatattttaagatatCTTTAATTGACTATTTTACACTGTTTAGAGCTCttcaattttgattttatttttttcccccaaccgGGTCCTTAATATCCACATCACTGAGACGCAGAAAGATTGAAAAGGTTACATTCCGCGGCTTGGGATCAGGTCTACCCAAACAGTCTGAACGCCGGCCGATCGGGTCGGAACCAAAACAGTGCAGTAGGCTGATTAGTCATCGCTGACGCACAGCGGCATGATGCAGGAGAATGTAGGCCAAGGGAATCTCCTCCTACCAGTCAagtcactgtgtgtgtgtgtgtgtgtgtgtgcctgtgtgcgcACTGTACAAGTAGACCACCAAAATGTGTTCACTCTCAGGGTACAggcttatttttggggggaagaaAAGCTTTGAGGGTGGCCTGGATTCACTCTGGCTTTAAGAATTTATTCGTGCATTAACGCGTCCCCCCTCCCACTCACGTCTGTGTCCTCTCCACAGAACAAACGAGACGAGCACCTACTGAAGAAGAGAAATGTTCCCCAGGAGGAGAGTCTGGAGGACTCGGACGTCGACTCAGACTTCAAAGGGGTAAACAATTAGGGAAAAGTTTATTTTCAGTCAAATGGtaccaaaaaattgcatttagcTTTACTAAGCTTCTACTTCTTTCTTTGGCATCATTTTCTGATGTTATGGAAACTATTTTCCAGCCAAACATACCAAAATAGCTTACTAagaatattcatatatttactAAGAATATTTCATCTTGAAAAATGAATACTTTAAAGCCCAAAAAGAACAGTCCAGTAAAATGTcgtcttttgtttacattttgcagAGTATGGCTGCTAACTAGCTAGCGCTTCTTGCAgctggtgcattttttttttttttgctatttaggCCTTCACAAAAATGTGCTTCAGGCAGTTAAGGGTTAATTAGTAAAACATGTTGTAAATCTTCTAAAAGCCCTTTTTTCtgtcctgttgttttttttgcagcaaaatATTCGACTTGATGCCATTTTACAGGTAAGCGTCTCCCATGTATACACATGAAAAATCTCAACGTTTCTTCAATAAcaccacttttatttttgttctcgTTTTCAGAACGCCACCAGCGACAACGCCGTCATCCAGCTCAGCGCCGTGCAGGCGGCCAGGTAAGAAACTCTCACCAATTACTAGCGTACATCCACACACTAAGCTAGCTTTTAACCCGTGTTGTTGTTTCCCACCCGTCAGAAAACTGCTCTCGAGTGACAGAAACCCACCCATCGATGACTTGATAAAGTCCGGCATCCTGCCCATCCTCGTCAACTGCCTGGAAAGAGACGACAAGTGAGTTTGGAAACATTCAAGTCGGCTAGAGCCGTTAGCCTTTGCGCGCGTCGAGGAAATGCAGCGGGCTGTTGGCGGGCCTGAGCCAAATATAACAGCATTCCTATCTTCGGGAGGTCCAGACTTCCCAGGACCTCGCCTTGGCTGCGGACATTGATAGGATAAATAGACGTGCCGGAAGAATTTGTAGGCGGAGCAATAGCTTAGCTAGTGTCGCGTAACATGGAGTTGTTTGTTTGCGTATGTTTggttgtcagatttttttttttttgggttgctaTTTCCACTTTCTGCTTAATAattctcaatatttttttttatttatgttgtgaaGCCCCTCTCTTCAGTTCGAGGCCGCCTGGGCTCTGACCAACATTGCTTCCGGGACGTCGGCGCAGACTCAAGCTGTGGTTAAATCCAGTAAGTTGGACCCAatttcttaatgttgaattgaaATACACAACTTACTTTTATTGGGTACActtttttagcttttatttgGGGTATTCATTTTGGTTCTGTAATAGACAGCATATTTATTGTTGCTAATATAGtcaaataattgatttttatgctattaagtctttttaaaaaaaatatttggataatGGCAACTAGCATACAATGTTgttaatgttgtgttttttttcatgtttgtttttagatGCAGTGCCATTGTTCTTGCGACTTCTTCTATCGCCTCATCAGAACGTATGCGAACAGGCTGTTTGGGCCTTGGGAAACATTATAGGTCAGTAGAACtctttgatttttgttgttgttgttaaccATGAAGTATTTCTTAGTGGATAATACAACAATTGGAAGTCAAAGAGGAGAAGTGAGTGTAAATTTTGTGTCTCCTTTGTCCAGGCGACGGGCCAGAGTGCCGGGACTACGTGATTTCCCTGGGCGTGGTCAAACCACTGCTGTCCTTCATCGACCCCTCCTTCCCCATCACTTTCCTGCGCAATGTCACGTGGGTCATCGTCAACCTGTGCCGCAATAAGGACCCGCCTCCGCCCATGGAAACGGTGCAAGAGGTAAAATACAGAAGGGATCCACCTCTGGATGAAATGGCTCCTCCCACTCTTAACTTTACTTTTCCTCCCTTGCAGATTTTGCCTGCCCTCTGCGAGCTCATACATCACACCGATATCAATGTAAGTCAGAATCAATTCAccataatcattcatttttgcaACGAGTTTGTAGTTTGATTGTAATGCCATTCAAAATGGCGTCCAGATCCTCGTCGATACAGTCTGGGCCTTGTCCTACCTGACGGACGGCGGCAACGAGCAGATCCAGATGGTTATCGATTCTGGCGTGGTTCCGCTTCTCGTGCCTCTTCTTCGACACCAAGAGGTCAAAGTGCAGGTAAGATTCGGGTTACAAAAATGGCGGAATATCCATGTCTATTTTTCTAATGacattttctcttttaccaTGTTTCGCCTGGAAGACGGCAGCTCTGCGGGCAGTGGGAAACATTGTCACCGGCACGGACGAGCAAACGCAAGTTGTCCTTGACTGCAAGGTCCTCGGATTTTTCCCCAACTTGCTCGCACACCCGAAAGAAAAGATCAATAAGGTACTACAAGTGTGGCCATAGTAACCAAtggacagattaaaaaaaataatgtatatgaCCTGATAACTTAATATCTGGAAGGGCTTTTCTTTGTACTTAAAATTAAGAATAATGAATCCTTGTCATTTTCACAGGCTTGTTTGCTGTCAGTGATTTGGAtgttacaaaatatttaaaaatacttttttgtgatTTGCAGGAAGCAGTGTGGTTCCTCTCCAACATCACAGCAGGGAATCAGCAGCAAGTCCAAGCGGTCATTGATGCCGGACTCATCCCTATGATCATTCACCAACTGGCCAAGGTccttaattattaattttttgccACATTCCCTCATGGGCTATGGTCCGTGTGGTGGAAATGACCACTTGGTCCACCTCATAGTGACAACCTGTCTCTTCACAGGGTGACTTTGGCACTCAGAAGGAGGCAGCGTGGGCCATCAGCAACCTCACCATCAGTGGCAGAAAAGACCAGGTGAGTCCTTTTCAAACAATCCCTTGACTGACTCTATTCTCTCaaatataggccgtatttgtcgctaaaaaagtgatgactgaatcaagggtactaTTTATATGCACAGGTGGAGTACTTGGTGGAAAAGAACGTCATCCCACCCTTCTGCAACCTGATGATGGTGAAGGATCCCCAGGTGGTTCAGGTGGTCCTCGACGGCCTCAAGAACATCCTCATCATGGCGGGCGAGGAAGCCAGCAGCATCGCTGAGATCATTGAGGAATGCGGGGGTGAGCTTCAGACGTTTGCTTTTGTCCCGTCGCACCCTCGGACATTGGTCATTTTTGCACTGTTTCTCAGGTTTGGAGAAGATTGAGCATTTGCAGCAACACGAAAATGAGGACATCTACAAACTAGCCTTCGAGATTATCGATCAATACTTTTCCGACGACGTAAGTTCACAGTGAGACATCAACACAGTGGGATTTTAATGTGGGCAGAGTTTTCCcagtgactttttattttttttattgttattcaaCAGGAGTTTTAAGTCTATagaatttcaatatttattgGATACTATTTTGGTAATGAAAAAAACCCATTTCAACCAAAACTATATTTCAGACACTGAATTATATGACACATtttgttgggggaaaaaaatacaggttTTCCTCATGTTTTATATCTGCTCTCCACTTTTCAGATTGACGAAGATGCCAACGTTATCCCGGAAAGCACTCAAGGAGGAACCTTCAACTTTGACCCCGCTTCCAACATGCAGACAAaggagtttaatttctaagaaaagaagaagaaagaaaaagccagGATGTTTGCTTCAACCAGCTGCACGGGTACTCTGTAATCTCTACTCCCCACAATTCAAACATTCATACATTTCTCCTCCAACCTGGCAACCCAATATGGAAGGATGGACTTGGATATTGACATTCTCTCACCACTTGGAGGTTTGTGGCCCCCATCACCCACCCCCTCTGCACTGTGgggattctttttttctttttttttttataaacaatcAGCACCCCTTCGGCACCATCTGGCAACCTGCCTGACAAccaggatctttttttttcttttataaacaaTCGGCACCCCTTCGCCACCATCTGGCAACCTGCCTCACTAccaggatttttatttttatttttttttaaacccaacaTATCACGACACAGAAAGCGGGAGGACGGAAGGACGTCGAATTACTGAAAGCACACTTTAATTtttcacccacacacacacttttggaCAATTGGTGTGTTTACTTTTTTGCAAGCCAtcatatcacacacacacacacacacattggggGTGAaataatcctgttttttttttgttaggttCCCTCCCTAAAACCATTTTGATGTCGGGGCATGCCCACTTTGAGGGTCATCCGAGTAATCCTCCCTAACTAACCCATTGCAGAGCCAAACCACCATTAACCATGGAGGGGGGAAAGGCCCATTTGAGTGGCAGGTGGATTTGATGGGACTTTATGATGTTGATCTTTTCTTCCcaccatctttattttttttttaataggactCTAAATGAATTAGTCTCCCCAGCCCCACCCCTGAAAGTCAACtgccatttatttttcatttctttccaTTTAAAAGCGAACTAGCTGCTGAGAACGAGCGGCAAAGTCAGGCAAGAAAAAGGTAAAACTGGGAAGTGCAGAGACTTCCACTGTCAAGCTGGTTTAGCGCTTGGACCGGACCATACCGGACTAGACCAGACCAGACCGCGGACCGCACTGCTCATGACTCCCCTGCAATGTGAATTGTGcaagttggtggtggtggtggtgggggccgGTGAGTTTATACCAAAATTTGCTTTAGAAAAAAAGCAGCCTGAATTGAAATGGATTATTTTTtagacaaaggaaaaaaatgttggaacgttgttttatttttatttttttttctcttaatgaATTCAGTTCGCATTTGCGATGATTTACGTTCACAGCTTCCGTCGCCTTTTAGTTTGGACCTTGGATATGTTTTAGTCTCACGAGCAAGAAAGAGCGAAAGGACCACGCTGAAAAGAAAATGGTCCAGTCGCGTTTTTGGGgagtatcatttttttatttgatcggAAAACGTACTTTGGAgttaaaatagtaaaatggacaacaacaggctaaatagttaacatatttttcaaaaaacatggtctcagagagagaaaaaaaaataagtcgtATTTGACTAACTATGGTAAAGtgtaacttatagtccggataaTGCGGTAGTCATTTATTTGTAGCTAAAATGCAAATCAAGGCTATTTATCTAATGCAGCTATTTTCTCATGTTATTCGTAATATGCTGTTATGAGAATTACGTTGAACTATTGGTAACGCAAGCAAAAAGAATATTATGGTGGAGAAAGGCAGTTAATTTGTTAGGAAAAGTCTCAACTGGGGGTTACAAGAAAATataattcaaatgaagtcaTATGTTTGGAATGTGATGCTAACAatacattttccccctttttaaaaacaacatttgtctttgattctcattttttttatcttaaggtCACGACCCCTATTTGAAAAACATCAACACAAGTACATTGAAATTTCCTTGCCCCAAAaatctgcttttattttgaaatgatagCCTCATAGTATCTTACAATTTAAATCACGGATTACCGAATTGTTGGCGGCAAGATTCCATTTCTTTTCAGCGTGTCCTCGCTCTACGTCGAGGATAAAAAAGATACGCGGTTTTGGCTTCCAACCTTCACAGTACTACTTCACCACTCGCTTTGAACACttgtacaaaaaacaacaacaacaatgtgatGTGTATCTCTCCTAGCCGTCTATTGAATATAactatatataattatattgaCATGAAGCCTGTACAAAGCTGCTGCAGCCGACGCTCGTTGGACGACCATGACCTCGCTGTCCAACATGGCTGCCGaggctttttattttatcttttcttgaggaagcaatatttctttggtttttatttttgacttgCGTATGTATTGTGATGACATGCTGATTATTAATAATTGGAGCAGGTTTGGTCCTCTCGTCGTAATGTCGAAAATACGCGTGTTATTGCTAACTACAGAAGGGGGTGTGGTCATGACCGCTAAGGGGGAGGGGCTAGTTGTTCATATACCAGAATTACAGATTCTAGAACGAGGGTGTACAGTCATGCACTAGCGGACTAGACCGAGCCACTTTAAAGATTTACAATTATGTTTGTCTTGTAGCCACATTGGATACAAGCTTATGTTTGTTGCAAGATTTTTACTTGctcttaaaggaaaaaaaagttgttttaaatgaataatagtAAAGCAACAGACAGCGTTTTGGCCTCTGATTGTTTCTatctttttataaattttaGATTGAACTCTCTTGTCTCTTTAAGGTGGCTCATTGATGCTTTCAACTCCTgtgcaaaataaagacaaatatgagttgaaaacaaacaagaaaaagtcgaggtgcctttttgttttttgtctttttggttCATTTGGGATGATTGGGTTTggatttggtcattttttttaaaagggtggGGAAGTTGAAGGATTTGCTTTAATTGGTTATTTGGAATTTGAACTGGTTGAAGTCATGTTGGGGCCACTATAGGGAAAAATAGGTGGATAAAATTCTCACTTATGAGTCAGAATTCTacatttaaaatctaaattctgtaaaattagaattattctCAAATCCAATTGATGAGAATTCTGACTCAGATTGATGAGAACAAATTCTGAATTCTGCCTCCATTTTCCCCTCAATGGTCTTAATCCTCTTTGGTCATGTTGCAAATATTAATATAGCctctcttctttaaaaaaatatatctgaagGTGCAGCTTCCCACTTTGAAAACTTTTGTTATGAAATATTAACCCACCAAATGTTCTATTTGTACATGTGACCTCctatacgcacacacatacaccccacATGctggttgccatggcgatgcaaacacatttttacttgtGTGCCCCCCTCCATCACCACAAGCCATCGTCGCCACGTAAACTCATTGAGGGGGAGTTTTTCATAGCATTTCTTCTCATGGCACCCTCAGGACGTGATCTATGTGGTTCTGATCCGAAGCAAAATAAAAACCTGCTGTTCAAGCCGATTGGTCATCCGACGCTTGCAAGTGTTGTGATTTGTTttaagaaattatttttaaaaatcacatttaaagtGTTATTGGGGTTGGGGGGCACATGATAGTGTATTTGGTTTGTActcatttgtattgttttaatttagTTGTTTTACATGCTATTCATATATACCCCACCTTGTATTTTCTCAAAGAAGCAGAAGAAAACAGCAAAAGGCCCCAAGTTCAACTAaaaatcagtgtttttttattttactttttgtacTACCCACTTGCTCCTTTAGTTCAATCAAAACAAGGTAGCTCGACTCTACGATCGACTATTTAGCCTGCGTCATAAAGCGACTTCCGcaaacaagattaaaatcagTGTTGCCAGATTGGTTGGCTTCCTGTCCGTTTGAGTTTATACGTACGTCATTATTTCTAAGTTGCTTTAATCGTTAATCTTGCTTTCGCCATAGGGAATACTCATCCAATAATGCACTTCGTAATGGGTCATGGAAAATATTGTTAGTTTATAAACGCATAacaatgaattaattaaaacaaaaacaaaacaatcggAGAAGAACTGTATCTCCCATGATGCTCATCGGCGACACAGCCAACACAATGTAATCATTTCTGTTAAGTCTTTTTTAGTGGTTCCAACGCTAACATTTGACTGAAGAAGGAAATAACTTGTCTTAAAGGGGAGTTTGTAATTTggggtttttattttattgaagtGAAGTCGTATTAAGGTGTTTTGAACTGGAGACTGTCTTCCCAATCTGGCAACTCTATTTGCAGGGGCGACTGAGTACACGTAAAGACTTCCTCACAGTCCTGTAAACGCCAGTAAACATTAGCGACCAACGGCCACTTTAGACCTCGAGTGCCATGGTGAAAACCAGTAAAAGGCCTGCTTCCTTGGAGCCCAAGCACGTATTCACACAGGGTGAGTTTTGGTCCAAGAACTTGTTAATTGTCGATGCTAATTAGCTCGGGAGCTAGCTAAGCCGCCGCTTTATAAGGCAGAACCGAACCACTACTCTAGTTAGGATGGCGTTTGGGACTTCAGTCATTTTAGCTTCCCTTCCGGCGTTAAACTAAGTCAAACCagtctcaacttttttttaaacttaacagCCAGTATTGTTGGCTTTGAGATGATTCGGTGCGAACCGATGCAATTAGGGTTTGAACTCAGGTGTTCTCTTTTAAAGCGGATGgagcctttcaaaataaaatatccatTAAATCATAAACTGACAAATGagaaaataactttattcagcagGGTGACATCCCTAATGATCTTTTATACCCAGCAAacttttctatataaataacaACATGGCCGAACTGTACCCATGGtgaacttttttccccccaagcggtctgtttttttgtcaaaatattgagACACCTTTGCTGTTTTTCAGCACCCTTCACCGCCTCCGATTTCCACCTGAGGGGTCTCCTTCCCACGGCTTTCGCTTGAGGCTTCCCCGACTTGGCATTGAGAACAAAATGGTGGACGTCTCTAAATGGCCGCTATTCAGTCTAATGCCCCCCCAGGATCTGGCTTGCATTTGGAAAGCGTGCGTCTTTGGCGCGTCCGCCAACGAGGCCATTTACATAAACCGGGACCATGAGGTGAGTTTATACCTATATTACATCATATCTCACGATTCCATCTGCTCGAGCGAGTTTTGACAAATTTCTTGGTAGTGGATTGCGCAAGccaatttgaaaatgtttaaaaggtGTTCGTGTTGGGGCTGAACTGCAGCAACTGCCTATGCACCGGTGACAACCAGAGCACCATCGTTCCCAAGAAACTGGACTTTCTGAGCGGT
Above is a window of Stigmatopora nigra isolate UIUO_SnigA chromosome 11, RoL_Snig_1.1, whole genome shotgun sequence DNA encoding:
- the kpna3 gene encoding importin subunit alpha-4 codes for the protein MADNASLENHRIKSFKNKGRDVETMRRHRNEVTVELRKNKRDEHLLKKRNVPQEESLEDSDVDSDFKGQNIRLDAILQNATSDNAVIQLSAVQAARKLLSSDRNPPIDDLIKSGILPILVNCLERDDNPSLQFEAAWALTNIASGTSAQTQAVVKSNAVPLFLRLLLSPHQNVCEQAVWALGNIIGDGPECRDYVISLGVVKPLLSFIDPSFPITFLRNVTWVIVNLCRNKDPPPPMETVQEILPALCELIHHTDINILVDTVWALSYLTDGGNEQIQMVIDSGVVPLLVPLLRHQEVKVQTAALRAVGNIVTGTDEQTQVVLDCKVLGFFPNLLAHPKEKINKEAVWFLSNITAGNQQQVQAVIDAGLIPMIIHQLAKGDFGTQKEAAWAISNLTISGRKDQVEYLVEKNVIPPFCNLMMVKDPQVVQVVLDGLKNILIMAGEEASSIAEIIEECGGLEKIEHLQQHENEDIYKLAFEIIDQYFSDDIDEDANVIPESTQGGTFNFDPASNMQTKEFNF